A single Candidatus Pacearchaeota archaeon DNA region contains:
- a CDS encoding type II toxin-antitoxin system RelB/DinJ family antitoxin, which yields MTTIVNFKTDKKVKGEAQKIANRMGLNLSDVLNVYLRKFIIEKEIHISLEEPSDWLINELKEADKEAKEGNISPSFNNAKDAIKWLNDKNRKYGNQI from the coding sequence ATGACCACAATAGTTAATTTTAAGACAGATAAAAAGGTAAAGGGCGAAGCTCAAAAAATAGCTAATCGGATGGGTCTTAATTTAAGTGATGTTTTAAATGTTTATTTAAGGAAATTTATAATAGAAAAAGAAATACATATTTCTTTAGAAGAACCATCAGATTGGCTAATTAATGAGCTCAAGGAGGCTGATAAAGAAGCTAAGGAGGGAAATATTTCCCCATCTTTTAATAATGCTAAAGATGCTATAAAATGGCTGAATGACAAAAACAGGAAGTATGGAAATCAAATTTAA
- a CDS encoding type II toxin-antitoxin system PemK/MazF family toxin has protein sequence MLTPKRGEIYIVNFDPTVGSEISKTRPALILQNNIGNHYSPVTIVAAIGSHFDDTIYPTEVLIIPPEGGLSEKSVIILNQVRTIDKKRLVKKIGELNLKSMQKVDRALEISFGLI, from the coding sequence ATGTTAACACCTAAGAGAGGAGAAATATATATTGTTAATTTTGATCCAACTGTTGGTTCAGAAATTAGTAAAACTAGACCAGCTCTTATTTTACAAAATAATATTGGTAATCATTATAGTCCAGTAACGATTGTTGCAGCTATTGGTTCTCACTTTGATGATACTATTTATCCAACAGAAGTTTTAATTATCCCCCCTGAAGGAGGTTTATCCGAGAAATCAGTTATTATTTTAAATCAAGTAAGAACAATAGATAAGAAAAGGCTTGTTAAAAAAATTGGAGAGTTAAATTTAAAATCGATGCAAAAAGTTGATAGAGCATTAGAGATAAGTTTTGGGTTGATATAA
- a CDS encoding ribbon-helix-helix domain-containing protein, whose translation MKINTSTKYKRINITLPNKTIQLLDNIAQKGTRSSFVDQAVRFYVEGVGQANLKKQLREGAIIRSKRDLSVAEDWFLIDEAC comes from the coding sequence ATGAAAATAAACACATCTACAAAATATAAAAGGATAAATATTACTTTGCCTAATAAAACTATTCAACTTCTTGATAATATTGCTCAAAAGGGAACCAGAAGTTCATTTGTTGATCAGGCAGTGCGTTTCTATGTTGAAGGGGTTGGACAAGCTAATTTAAAAAAACAACTTCGCGAAGGGGCTATTATTCGTTCTAAGAGAGATTTATCGGTTGCTGAAGATTGGTTTTTGATTGACGAAGCATGTTAA